A stretch of DNA from Natrinema salaciae:
TCCTCGAGCACCGCGGGGACGGTCGTCACGGCGACCGTCCGATCGTCGACGCGGTCGGCGTAGAAGCCCAGCCGCGAGAGGGCCTCGCGGTAGTGCTCGAAGGCCTCGGCCTCGGCAGCGGTCAGCTCGAGTTCGACGGGGTCGGCGAGCGCCTGTGCGGTGGAATCGTCGGCGACGGCCGCCCGGAGCCGCTCGTAGTTGACGCGCTCGTCGGCGGCGTGCTGGTCGATCAGGACCAGCCCGTCGGGCGTCTCACAGACCAGATAGGTGTCGTGGAGCTGTCCGAGCACCCGCAGCGAAGGCAGCGAGTCGAACTCGGTTTCGTCGCCCGTCGCGGCCTCGCCGGTCAGCGTCCGCTGTTCGGTCGGGGCGGCGAACGATCGCTCGGAATCGGTGCCGTCCGCCGCCGAGGCATCGTCTCGGCCCGGATTTCGGGGGCTCGAGTTCGAGTTCGGCCTCGTCGCCGTCGAGTCCGACCCCGGCTCGGTCGAACCGGTCGCGTGGTCGCTCGCGTCGGCGGCGGTCTCCGCACTCGTACCCGGTTCGGTCGTCGGCTTCCCGTCGCGAGTGTTCGAGGGCGAGCGAGAGCGCGAACTCGCGGATCGGTCGGCGACGCCGGCGTCCGGACCGCTCGAGTCGCGGTCCCCGCCCGCGCTCGCAGCGTCGGCGGTCGACGGCTCGGCGTCCAGTCCGGCGTCGCCGTCACCGCCGTCCGAGCCGTCGGTGGGCGAGGCGGGTTCGACGCTGCGCTCGAGGGTCGTCGGTTCCGAGTCGGTCGAATCGCCCCCGTTCTCGTTCTCGGTCCCGCGAGCGCCGGGTTCGACTCGCGCCTCGCTCGGTGCCGACCGACCGCGGGGGGCCCGCGAGCGGAGCAGACCGTGCTCGAGCAGCGCCGACTCCACCGCGGCGTCGACCTGCCGGCGGACCGCGTCGTCGTCGTCGAATCGGACCTCCCGCTTGCGCGGGTGGACGTTCACGTCGACCGCGTCCCCGGGCACCGTCAGGAAGAGGGTGACGAAGGGGTAGCGGTCGCCGCCCAGTTGCGTGCCGTAGGCCCCCATGACCCCCTCGCGGACGGCGTCGGCGGTCACGGCCCGGCCGTTGACGTACGTGGCGAGGTAGTCACGACTCGAGCGGTTCGTCTCGGGATGGGAGACGAGCCCGGAAACGGCGTCGAGCGGCCCCGGCGGGAGGTCGTCGCCGTCGGCCTCGACCGGGATCATAGCGGCCGCGACTTCGCGGCCGTAGACCGACATGACGGCCGCCTGCAGATCGCCCTGCCCGGTCGTGGAAAAGACCTCGCGGCCGTCGTGGGTCAGCGACACCGCCACGTCGGGGTTCGCGAGCGCGTAACGGGTGACGACGCGGTTGACGTGGGCGAACTCGGTCGCCGTCGTCTTGAGGAACTTCCGGCGGGCGGGCGTATTGTAAAAGAGGTCCTCGACCTCGACGATCGTCCCCGCCGGACAGCCGGTCGGCTCGACGCTCGTCACGTCGCCGCCCTCGTAGACGAGTTCCGTCCCCGCGCCGTCCGCCTCGCGGGGTCGCGAGCGGATGGTCAGCCGCGAGACCGAGCCGATGGTGTGCAACGCTTCGCCGCGAAATCCCAGCGTCGCGACGCCCGACTCGAGGTCCTCGAGCCCGTCGATCTTGCTCGTCGTGTGCTCGCGGACGGCCGCGCGAACGTCGGCCTCGGACATGCCCCGGCCGTCGTCGGCGACCCGGATCAGTTCGGTGCCGCCCTCCTCGACGGTGACGTCGACGGTGTCCGCGTCGGCGTCGAGGCTGTTCTCGACGAGTTCCTTGACGGCGCTGGCGGGTCGCTCGACGACCTCGCCGGCGGCGATGCGAGCGACGGTGTCCTCGTCTAACTGGTGAATGTCGGTGTCGTTCTGTGGTGGTGTGCTCTCG
This window harbors:
- the mutL gene encoding DNA mismatch repair endonuclease MutL; protein product: MSDESTPPQNDTDIHQLDEDTVARIAAGEVVERPASAVKELVENSLDADADTVDVTVEEGGTELIRVADDGRGMSEADVRAAVREHTTSKIDGLEDLESGVATLGFRGEALHTIGSVSRLTIRSRPREADGAGTELVYEGGDVTSVEPTGCPAGTIVEVEDLFYNTPARRKFLKTTATEFAHVNRVVTRYALANPDVAVSLTHDGREVFSTTGQGDLQAAVMSVYGREVAAAMIPVEADGDDLPPGPLDAVSGLVSHPETNRSSRDYLATYVNGRAVTADAVREGVMGAYGTQLGGDRYPFVTLFLTVPGDAVDVNVHPRKREVRFDDDDAVRRQVDAAVESALLEHGLLRSRAPRGRSAPSEARVEPGARGTENENGGDSTDSEPTTLERSVEPASPTDGSDGGDGDAGLDAEPSTADAASAGGDRDSSGPDAGVADRSASSRSRSPSNTRDGKPTTEPGTSAETAADASDHATGSTEPGSDSTATRPNSNSSPRNPGRDDASAADGTDSERSFAAPTEQRTLTGEAATGDETEFDSLPSLRVLGQLHDTYLVCETPDGLVLIDQHAADERVNYERLRAAVADDSTAQALADPVELELTAAEAEAFEHYREALSRLGFYADRVDDRTVAVTTVPAVLEETLEPDRLRDVLASFVAGDREAGTETVDALADEFLGDLACYPSITGNTSLTEGSVVDLLEALDGCENPYACPHGRPVIVRFDEREIEERFERDYPGHRG